Proteins encoded by one window of Desulfovibrio ferrophilus:
- a CDS encoding DUF2062 domain-containing protein, with translation MNATPHSVSMGMAVGIFAGFLPIVPLQTTLTVILCIPLRGNPVVGFMGTWISNPFNWVPFYYFLYVTGKAMVPWDVPDMEVEQFKVLLQTLDVRQFASFGKDLLECFKVMMIAGFVMGLPASIPTYILTRKAVVRYRKRRALRLLKKRTRLR, from the coding sequence ATGAACGCAACTCCGCACTCCGTGTCCATGGGCATGGCAGTGGGGATTTTTGCAGGATTTCTGCCCATTGTCCCCTTGCAGACAACATTGACAGTCATTCTGTGTATTCCGCTGCGGGGTAACCCTGTGGTGGGGTTCATGGGGACCTGGATTTCCAACCCGTTTAATTGGGTGCCTTTCTATTATTTCCTTTATGTCACTGGGAAGGCCATGGTCCCTTGGGATGTGCCAGACATGGAGGTCGAGCAATTCAAGGTGCTTTTACAGACCCTGGATGTTCGCCAGTTCGCCAGCTTTGGTAAGGATCTGCTGGAATGCTTCAAGGTCATGATGATCGCTGGCTTCGTCATGGGACTCCCAGCCTCCATTCCTACGTACATTCTGACCCGAAAGGCCGTGGTTCGCTATCGCAAACGGCGGGCCTTGAGACTGCTCAAGAAACGTACTCGACTGCGCTAA
- the fusA gene encoding elongation factor G codes for MGKKPVAPKNYLQDLRNIGIIAHIDAGKTTLTERILYYSGKIHRLGEVHEGTATMDFMPEEQERGITIGSACTTCHWQDSTINIIDTPGHVDFTIEVERSLRVLDGAVGVFCAVGGVEPQSETVWRQSQKYHVPKLAFINKMDRLGADFEAVLTAMRNKLKVTPLPMIIPVGEGQDFEAIIDLVSMKKIIFDQSSKGEKYSTVDLSETESTTAETWREQMLEILADADEEFLAAYMEGEITAEDVHQAVRRATLSLALVPVFTGSALKNVGVQQVLDAVCRYLPSPGEVPPQQAVCPLDKTKVEVISDPGGDLAALAFKVSMDTGRKLVLMRIYSGVLQAGETVYNVTQDKDERVARLFHLHAGRKEKTDHAFAGEIVAAAGMKFSRTGDTLSTRETPVILENIEAYKPVISLALEPRNSAEADKLEEVLAKMLMEDPTLATERDEETDQLVISGMGELHLEVVLERIRREYGVEPRAGKPQVVYQETVRAQASADGIFDRELGDEEHYGHVSVRVAPLPRSQGCDVVFEMDTTDWPEAWVQAVADGLEDGMQSGVLRGYPLQDVRITVTGMRRENGKSSPVGYHMAAVSALKDALAAAKPILLEPLMAVEIGVPEEFVGEVISLFGAKGAKIDNMFDQAGQKVVQALAPLRQLFGFSTALRSATQGRAGMMMKFSRFDVLD; via the coding sequence ATGGGCAAAAAGCCAGTTGCACCCAAGAATTATCTGCAGGATTTGAGAAATATCGGGATCATTGCCCATATCGATGCTGGCAAGACGACCTTGACGGAACGCATTCTGTATTATTCCGGCAAGATCCATCGGTTGGGCGAAGTGCACGAAGGCACAGCCACCATGGATTTTATGCCAGAGGAACAGGAACGCGGCATCACCATCGGCTCGGCCTGCACCACCTGCCATTGGCAAGACTCCACCATCAATATCATTGATACCCCTGGGCACGTGGATTTCACCATCGAGGTCGAACGCTCACTCCGTGTGCTTGATGGCGCTGTCGGTGTGTTTTGTGCGGTGGGCGGTGTTGAACCCCAATCCGAAACGGTGTGGCGCCAATCCCAGAAATATCACGTACCCAAATTGGCGTTCATCAACAAGATGGACCGCTTGGGGGCGGATTTCGAAGCCGTCCTCACGGCCATGAGAAATAAGCTCAAGGTCACCCCTCTGCCCATGATCATTCCCGTGGGTGAAGGTCAGGACTTTGAAGCGATCATTGATTTGGTCAGCATGAAGAAGATCATCTTTGATCAATCTTCCAAGGGTGAAAAGTATTCGACAGTGGACCTGTCAGAGACTGAGTCGACCACCGCTGAAACCTGGCGTGAGCAGATGCTGGAAATCCTGGCCGATGCAGACGAGGAATTTCTGGCAGCTTATATGGAGGGAGAGATCACGGCTGAGGATGTGCATCAGGCCGTGCGCAGGGCGACACTCTCCCTGGCCCTTGTCCCTGTCTTTACCGGGTCGGCACTGAAGAATGTTGGGGTCCAACAGGTTCTGGATGCCGTCTGCAGGTATCTACCCAGCCCCGGTGAAGTTCCACCTCAACAAGCGGTCTGTCCATTGGACAAGACAAAGGTTGAGGTCATATCCGATCCAGGTGGCGATCTTGCTGCACTGGCCTTTAAGGTCAGCATGGATACCGGGCGTAAACTGGTGTTGATGCGAATCTATTCCGGAGTGCTGCAGGCCGGAGAGACCGTCTATAATGTCACCCAGGACAAGGACGAACGCGTCGCCAGACTGTTCCACCTGCACGCCGGGCGTAAGGAAAAGACAGACCATGCCTTCGCTGGTGAGATTGTGGCCGCGGCAGGCATGAAATTTTCTCGAACCGGGGATACTCTGAGTACTCGCGAGACTCCGGTTATACTCGAGAATATTGAAGCGTATAAACCGGTGATCTCTTTGGCCCTTGAGCCACGCAATTCCGCCGAGGCGGATAAACTTGAAGAAGTTTTGGCGAAGATGCTGATGGAAGACCCGACGCTTGCAACCGAGCGTGATGAAGAGACTGATCAATTGGTCATCTCCGGCATGGGGGAGTTGCATCTGGAGGTCGTTCTTGAACGGATTCGCCGGGAATATGGCGTTGAGCCTCGTGCCGGTAAACCGCAGGTGGTCTACCAGGAAACCGTGAGGGCTCAAGCCTCTGCTGATGGCATATTCGATCGCGAACTTGGCGACGAGGAACATTACGGTCACGTCAGTGTCCGCGTTGCCCCCTTGCCACGCAGCCAGGGCTGTGACGTTGTTTTTGAGATGGACACCACAGACTGGCCGGAAGCCTGGGTTCAAGCTGTGGCGGATGGCTTGGAGGACGGGATGCAGTCAGGTGTTCTCAGGGGGTATCCCTTGCAGGATGTGCGCATCACCGTTACAGGCATGCGTCGCGAGAATGGCAAGTCGAGCCCCGTGGGCTATCATATGGCCGCAGTGTCTGCCTTGAAGGACGCTCTGGCTGCTGCCAAGCCCATATTATTGGAACCCCTCATGGCTGTGGAGATCGGCGTCCCCGAGGAGTTCGTGGGCGAGGTCATCAGTCTGTTCGGAGCCAAGGGGGCCAAGATTGACAACATGTTTGATCAGGCCGGACAGAAAGTTGTCCAGGCGTTGGCTCCTCTTCGCCAGTTGTTTGGTTTTTCCACGGCGCTTAGGTCCGCCACGCAAGGCCGAGCCGGGATGATGATGAAGTTTTCCCGGTTTGATGTGCTGGACTAA
- a CDS encoding outer membrane protein assembly factor BamD: MRKLLQFVSLMGLLLVLPGCGMIDYYLLPPPEDTAQELYEAGLDAMKAKEFESAAGHFQALKDRYPFSPYTPKAELSLGDAWFLAEEYQMAADVYEEFEALHPRHEMIEYVLFQVGVSNFKLFESIDKPHNTVRTAIEYFTRLKQVYPESKYIAEADRYIVECRRLMAEHEVFVADFYWRSERYGSAWERYTYIKDNFQDLPEIAAYAAKRAEIAWLKHQKLTSEEERERLQGSWKEWLDWL, from the coding sequence ATGCGTAAACTGCTTCAATTCGTTTCTCTCATGGGATTGCTCCTGGTGCTGCCAGGATGTGGTATGATCGACTACTATCTCCTTCCTCCTCCTGAAGACACCGCACAGGAGCTGTACGAAGCTGGTTTGGATGCCATGAAGGCCAAGGAGTTTGAAAGTGCAGCAGGGCACTTCCAGGCCTTGAAAGACAGGTACCCCTTCAGTCCCTACACTCCCAAGGCTGAGCTCTCTCTGGGTGATGCCTGGTTCTTGGCTGAAGAATACCAGATGGCTGCCGATGTTTATGAGGAGTTTGAGGCTCTGCATCCCCGCCATGAGATGATTGAGTACGTGCTTTTCCAGGTTGGCGTCAGCAATTTCAAGCTGTTCGAGTCCATCGACAAGCCCCATAATACAGTGCGTACGGCCATTGAGTATTTTACTCGCCTCAAGCAGGTCTATCCGGAAAGTAAGTACATCGCCGAAGCTGATCGCTACATCGTTGAATGCCGCCGGCTGATGGCCGAACACGAAGTGTTTGTGGCGGACTTCTACTGGCGCTCCGAGCGATATGGTTCTGCATGGGAGCGTTATACTTACATCAAGGATAACTTTCAGGATTTGCCTGAGATCGCAGCCTACGCTGCCAAGCGAGCTGAGATTGCCTGGTTGAAACACCAGAAGTTGACTTCGGAAGAGGAACGCGAGCGACTTCAGGGAAGCTGGAAGGAATGGTTAGACTGGCTGTAG
- the trxA gene encoding thioredoxin: MGLQVTDSNFEAEVLQSEIPVLVDFWAPWCGPCRAMGPVVDELAEEFSGQIKVAKMNVDESQATPSKYGIRAIPTLILFKGGEVLEQVTGAVSKSSIKEMISSKI, encoded by the coding sequence ATGGGTTTGCAGGTGACTGACAGCAATTTTGAGGCAGAAGTTCTTCAGAGCGAGATTCCTGTGTTGGTTGACTTCTGGGCCCCCTGGTGTGGTCCCTGTCGGGCCATGGGACCAGTCGTGGATGAGCTGGCCGAAGAGTTCTCCGGTCAGATCAAAGTCGCCAAGATGAATGTCGACGAAAGCCAGGCGACTCCGAGCAAGTACGGTATTCGTGCAATCCCTACCTTGATTTTGTTCAAGGGTGGTGAGGTTCTGGAGCAGGTGACTGGTGCTGTGTCCAAGAGCAGCATCAAGGAAATGATCAGCTCCAAGATTTAA
- the tsaD gene encoding tRNA (adenosine(37)-N6)-threonylcarbamoyltransferase complex transferase subunit TsaD, which translates to MTLCLGIETSCDETALALVEDGRLLTERIATQVDAHALFGGVVPELASREHLRVLAPLVDSLLEGSGRTLGEVDVVAVARGPGLLGSLLVGMSFAKGLALAAGADLVGVNHLWAHLLAPALEQDIAFPALGLLVSGGHTQTYRVDSPLAFEVLGRTLDDAAGEAFDKAAKVLNLPYPGGRIIDELAQRATPDKTIFPRPYVNNTNLDFSFSGVKTAMANYVANHPHLRADRMMSDMDELLADRGERGVLEELCIVCSSFNWCIAEALRIKVDRALEQVGKDVRSLIVAGGVAANSMIRSAMTDLAKGRGLEIILPSTRLCTDNGAMIALTGWYLHSAGYRHGMDLEAIPRGRKIPWDYCQLEI; encoded by the coding sequence GTGACTCTTTGTCTGGGGATTGAGACATCCTGTGACGAGACTGCCTTGGCTTTGGTCGAAGACGGTCGTCTGCTCACGGAGCGTATCGCTACCCAGGTGGATGCTCATGCCCTGTTTGGCGGAGTCGTGCCAGAACTGGCGAGCCGGGAACATTTGCGTGTTCTGGCCCCGTTGGTCGATTCCCTGCTTGAAGGCAGTGGACGCACCCTTGGCGAAGTGGACGTTGTTGCTGTCGCAAGGGGACCCGGGTTGCTAGGGAGCCTGCTCGTGGGCATGAGCTTTGCCAAAGGCTTGGCTCTTGCCGCCGGAGCGGACTTGGTGGGTGTGAATCACCTCTGGGCACATCTGTTGGCTCCTGCACTGGAGCAGGACATTGCTTTTCCTGCGCTGGGGCTTCTGGTCTCCGGAGGCCATACCCAGACGTATCGTGTCGATTCCCCGTTGGCCTTCGAAGTGCTCGGCCGCACGTTGGATGATGCCGCAGGTGAGGCCTTTGACAAGGCTGCCAAGGTCCTGAATCTCCCTTACCCTGGAGGGCGGATCATCGATGAGCTTGCACAGCGTGCGACTCCCGACAAGACGATTTTCCCGCGCCCTTACGTCAACAATACCAATCTTGATTTCAGTTTCAGTGGCGTGAAGACCGCCATGGCCAACTATGTGGCCAACCACCCTCATTTGCGCGCGGATCGTATGATGTCCGACATGGATGAACTGCTGGCGGACAGGGGAGAACGCGGCGTGCTGGAGGAGCTTTGCATCGTCTGCTCGTCTTTCAACTGGTGTATCGCCGAAGCTTTACGCATCAAGGTTGACCGAGCTCTTGAGCAGGTCGGGAAGGATGTGCGTTCATTGATCGTTGCAGGCGGAGTAGCCGCCAATTCCATGATCCGTTCTGCCATGACGGACTTGGCCAAGGGGCGTGGGCTCGAAATTATTTTGCCATCAACGAGGCTGTGCACCGATAATGGTGCCATGATCGCCTTGACCGGTTGGTATTTGCATTCAGCGGGCTATAGACATGGCATGGACCTGGAAGCAATCCCCAGAGGACGGAAAATTCCTTGGGATTACTGTCAACTGGAGATTTAG
- the fbp gene encoding class 1 fructose-bisphosphatase: MQQVTVTEHLLLNQKQSPMATGRFTSLISELILSAKIISREVTKAGLVDVLGFTGDTNVQGEKVRKLDEFANNVLIHRMRRSGVLCAMASEENGDLIQISGDLPKGDYILIFDPLDGSSNIDVNVSIGTIFSIYRRPLKKSGENPTLEEVLQRCDKQVAAGYFIYGSSTMMVFTTGAGVHGFTLDPSVGEFLLSHPNMMIPEQGRIYSVNESYWNYWDNPTKDVISYFKSTKTALGQPYSSRYIGSLVADFHRNLLYGGIFMYPAKQNPDTGKYQGKLRLTCEAAPMAMIIEQAGGLATDGVNRILDYTPSELHQRVPFFVGSRNDVMTVKDIMGQAEDCDSLSGD; this comes from the coding sequence ATGCAACAGGTAACCGTCACTGAGCACCTTCTGCTGAACCAGAAGCAGTCGCCCATGGCCACGGGTCGATTCACCAGCTTGATTTCCGAACTTATTCTTTCGGCCAAAATCATCTCGCGAGAGGTGACCAAAGCTGGGCTTGTGGATGTTTTGGGATTCACTGGAGACACGAATGTCCAGGGTGAAAAAGTCAGGAAGCTCGATGAGTTCGCCAATAATGTGCTCATCCATCGCATGCGTCGTTCCGGAGTGCTGTGCGCCATGGCCAGCGAGGAAAACGGTGATCTGATTCAGATTTCAGGTGATCTGCCCAAAGGGGACTATATCCTGATCTTTGATCCTTTGGACGGCTCATCGAATATTGATGTCAACGTCTCCATCGGTACGATCTTTTCCATTTATCGCCGTCCGTTGAAGAAATCAGGTGAAAATCCGACACTGGAGGAAGTTCTTCAGCGCTGCGATAAGCAAGTCGCCGCTGGATATTTCATCTACGGTTCATCCACGATGATGGTTTTCACCACTGGCGCCGGGGTGCACGGCTTTACTCTGGATCCCAGTGTGGGTGAATTCCTGCTTTCGCATCCTAATATGATGATCCCGGAGCAGGGTAGAATATATTCAGTCAACGAGTCCTACTGGAACTATTGGGACAATCCGACCAAAGACGTTATTTCCTATTTCAAAAGCACGAAGACCGCCTTGGGTCAGCCCTATTCCTCGCGTTACATCGGGTCACTGGTGGCGGATTTCCATCGCAATCTGCTCTATGGTGGGATCTTCATGTATCCCGCAAAGCAGAATCCTGACACCGGAAAATATCAGGGAAAATTGCGTTTGACCTGCGAGGCTGCCCCCATGGCCATGATCATTGAACAAGCGGGTGGGCTGGCCACGGATGGTGTGAATCGGATTTTGGATTACACCCCGTCGGAGTTGCACCAGCGTGTCCCGTTCTTTGTGGGCTCGCGAAATGATGTGATGACGGTCAAGGATATCATGGGGCAGGCGGAAGACTGTGACTCTTTGTCTGGGGATTGA
- a CDS encoding tetratricopeptide repeat protein — translation MKTKIKWFKEVLELEPGSKVFFPLARLYYEDGNMDEAEETLLQGLERNPDHLEARFLLVEILANQEQRERAVDEVGTITGMLSRYPSFWKVWAESAAPTSKDSAMALSFLAANFQGAPISWSQVIEKGLDALFQGNGDAKATPQPVSDANKTKPQEMSAEDEACDGEANLRTRTMADLLADQGDYQGALDIYEELVSKCGPDENGELDALIEQMHGKLNKGAGSQIEVADSDTLQETVANFIDELTVGVDDTDESELMPEEPEYHEPATVEEAVAANMPGKEQLLETLDALAERLEARSAL, via the coding sequence ATGAAGACAAAAATTAAATGGTTTAAGGAAGTCCTGGAACTGGAACCCGGTTCGAAGGTCTTTTTTCCGTTGGCTCGTCTCTATTATGAAGACGGCAATATGGACGAAGCTGAAGAGACCCTGTTGCAGGGACTTGAGCGTAATCCGGACCATCTTGAGGCCCGTTTCCTGCTCGTGGAAATTCTGGCCAATCAGGAGCAACGGGAGCGGGCCGTCGATGAAGTAGGGACCATTACCGGGATGCTGTCACGGTATCCTTCGTTCTGGAAGGTTTGGGCTGAAAGCGCCGCCCCTACGTCCAAGGATTCAGCCATGGCGTTATCGTTCCTTGCTGCCAACTTCCAGGGGGCTCCGATCTCCTGGTCACAGGTGATTGAAAAAGGACTGGACGCCTTGTTTCAGGGCAATGGTGATGCCAAAGCCACCCCGCAGCCCGTTTCTGATGCCAATAAGACGAAACCTCAGGAGATGTCTGCCGAGGATGAAGCCTGCGACGGCGAGGCCAACCTTCGGACCCGAACCATGGCAGATTTATTGGCCGACCAGGGTGACTACCAAGGTGCTCTTGATATTTATGAAGAGCTGGTTAGCAAATGTGGTCCGGATGAGAACGGAGAGTTGGATGCCCTGATTGAGCAAATGCATGGCAAGCTCAATAAAGGCGCAGGCAGTCAGATTGAAGTTGCGGACTCCGATACTCTGCAAGAGACCGTTGCGAATTTTATTGATGAATTGACTGTAGGTGTTGACGATACTGATGAATCGGAGTTGATGCCCGAAGAACCAGAATATCATGAGCCAGCCACTGTTGAAGAGGCTGTGGCTGCGAACATGCCTGGCAAGGAACAACTGCTGGAAACTTTGGATGCACTTGCAGAACGACTGGAAGCCAGATCTGCTTTGTAG
- a CDS encoding FtsB family cell division protein has product MIAKRIFLVFLVVLNLFLGYRLLAGDQGLFAYLNLKQDHDQLQARLEAASLRSHELSGEIRQLKSDSAYLENAIRQRMNYVGENETLYIFPDREGEQAATQRAGAEGYEDKN; this is encoded by the coding sequence ATGATCGCTAAACGTATCTTTCTAGTCTTTCTGGTTGTTTTGAACCTGTTTCTCGGCTATCGCCTTCTAGCGGGTGATCAGGGCCTGTTTGCGTATTTGAATCTCAAACAGGATCATGATCAACTTCAAGCCCGTCTGGAAGCCGCAAGCCTCAGAAGTCATGAATTGTCCGGCGAAATTCGCCAGCTCAAGTCTGATTCCGCTTATCTTGAAAATGCCATCCGTCAACGGATGAATTACGTGGGTGAGAATGAGACTTTGTATATCTTCCCCGATAGGGAGGGGGAGCAGGCTGCAACCCAGCGCGCGGGAGCCGAAGGGTATGAAGACAAAAATTAA
- a CDS encoding type IV pilus twitching motility protein PilT, which translates to MQRAQLDHLIGQVLDFAPETSDIFFVAGKPLQAEVHGVLQDIPTEPVLGALKPFQTEAAALAMMGSNARLYQDMVARGSCDLSYELLGRARFRVNVFSQRGSMSIVLRQLSMEVPSPKKLGLPRIFDEMAHEKFGLILVTGATGSGKSTSLAALIDSINSSYPVHILTLEDPVEYVHPHKMGTVNQREMGQDFDTFASGLRAALRQAPKVILVGEIRDHETIEIALQAAETGHLVLGTLHTADTGQTVNRIIGMFDPSEEYLIRQRLAESLKFVVSQRLPQKRGGGRVAAFEVLRNNLRIKEVIQNGETAEKKFYNIVEEGDAYGMITFDQYLADLFAEGKVTEETAMIYASDKSNIMKRIDRIKTERGEQVTDIDGLEIDSSYGNS; encoded by the coding sequence ATGCAACGAGCGCAACTTGATCATTTGATTGGGCAAGTATTGGATTTTGCGCCGGAGACTTCCGACATCTTCTTTGTGGCGGGTAAGCCGCTGCAGGCAGAGGTGCACGGCGTACTTCAGGACATTCCCACTGAACCTGTTCTGGGAGCACTCAAACCGTTTCAGACCGAGGCTGCAGCCTTGGCCATGATGGGTTCCAATGCCCGGCTGTATCAGGATATGGTTGCACGTGGTTCGTGTGACTTGTCCTATGAACTGCTGGGCCGAGCCAGATTCAGGGTCAATGTCTTCAGTCAGCGTGGCTCCATGTCCATCGTGCTGCGGCAATTGTCCATGGAAGTGCCTAGTCCTAAAAAACTCGGGCTTCCACGGATTTTCGATGAGATGGCTCACGAGAAATTCGGGCTGATTCTGGTCACAGGCGCCACGGGATCGGGTAAGTCCACCTCTCTGGCGGCCTTGATCGACTCCATCAACTCCTCATATCCGGTTCATATCCTGACCCTTGAGGACCCGGTGGAGTATGTGCACCCCCACAAGATGGGCACGGTGAACCAACGTGAAATGGGGCAGGATTTCGATACCTTTGCCTCGGGACTTCGGGCGGCCTTGCGCCAAGCTCCCAAGGTCATCCTGGTGGGTGAAATCCGTGACCACGAGACCATTGAGATTGCCTTGCAGGCGGCTGAAACCGGCCATTTGGTGTTGGGTACCTTGCATACTGCGGATACCGGACAGACCGTGAACCGCATTATCGGCATGTTTGATCCCTCAGAGGAATACCTCATTCGTCAGCGATTGGCGGAAAGCCTCAAGTTTGTCGTTTCCCAGCGGCTCCCTCAGAAGAGAGGCGGCGGTCGGGTTGCGGCCTTCGAGGTCTTGCGCAACAACCTGCGCATCAAGGAGGTCATCCAGAATGGCGAAACTGCCGAGAAGAAGTTCTACAATATCGTGGAAGAGGGCGATGCCTATGGCATGATCACCTTCGACCAATATCTGGCGGACCTCTTTGCCGAAGGCAAGGTGACCGAAGAAACAGCCATGATCTATGCTTCCGACAAGTCCAACATCATGAAACGCATCGATCGGATCAAGACCGAGCGCGGCGAGCAGGTGACGGATATTGATGGTCTGGAAATTGACTCCAGCTACGGCAATAGCTGA
- a CDS encoding type IV pilus twitching motility protein PilT gives MAQIDAFFKMMNEMGASDLHLSSGNQPIVRLHGDLERVKYKLLEHDELKKLLYEITPEAKIKEFEEKGDIDFAYEVPGLARYRVNFFNQARGCAAVFREIPSEILTVEQLSLPPLLKNLAMLPKGLVLVTGPTGSGKSTTLAAIIDYANKMRKQHVLTIEDPIEFVHKPQQCLINQRELGRDTKSFGAAIRGALREDPDIILVGEMRDLETIQLAIEAAETGHLVFSTLHTISAAKTVDRIIEVFPGDLQEQIRAGLSESLRAVVSQTLFKRIDKKGRCAALEILIGVPAVRNLIRENKTFQINSTMETGKKFGMQTLDDEIARLLSLGWISPNEAYEKCLDKARFKQYLTKAPDDFTDA, from the coding sequence ATGGCCCAGATTGATGCCTTCTTTAAGATGATGAACGAGATGGGTGCTTCCGACTTGCACCTTTCTTCCGGGAACCAACCCATTGTCCGCCTGCATGGCGATTTGGAACGGGTGAAGTACAAACTCCTGGAGCACGACGAACTCAAGAAACTGCTCTACGAGATTACCCCCGAAGCCAAGATCAAGGAGTTCGAGGAAAAGGGCGACATCGACTTCGCCTACGAAGTCCCTGGCCTGGCCCGTTACAGAGTCAACTTTTTTAATCAGGCCCGCGGATGCGCAGCCGTTTTCCGTGAAATCCCTTCCGAAATCCTGACGGTTGAGCAACTCAGTCTGCCACCGCTCCTTAAAAACCTTGCCATGCTGCCCAAGGGACTCGTGCTGGTCACCGGCCCTACCGGCTCAGGTAAATCCACCACTCTCGCTGCAATTATCGATTATGCCAACAAGATGCGCAAGCAGCATGTGTTGACCATTGAAGATCCCATTGAGTTTGTACACAAGCCGCAGCAGTGTCTGATCAACCAGCGCGAATTGGGGCGTGACACAAAGAGTTTTGGCGCGGCCATCCGCGGCGCACTTCGCGAAGACCCGGATATCATCCTAGTCGGCGAAATGCGTGACCTGGAGACTATTCAGTTGGCTATTGAAGCCGCTGAAACCGGTCACCTCGTGTTCTCGACTCTGCATACCATCTCGGCCGCCAAGACCGTTGACCGTATCATTGAGGTCTTTCCTGGAGACCTGCAGGAACAGATTCGTGCAGGGCTCTCTGAGTCATTGCGTGCTGTTGTTTCCCAGACCTTGTTCAAGCGCATAGACAAGAAAGGCCGTTGTGCGGCCTTGGAAATTCTGATTGGTGTTCCGGCTGTCCGCAACCTGATCCGTGAGAACAAGACCTTCCAGATCAACTCCACCATGGAGACCGGAAAGAAGTTTGGCATGCAGACCTTGGATGATGAGATTGCCAGGCTCTTGAGTCTGGGCTGGATCAGCCCCAACGAGGCCTATGAGAAGTGTCTCGATAAGGCGAGGTTCAAGCAGTATTTGACCAAAGCCCCGGACGACTTTACCGACGCATAG
- the pgsA gene encoding CDP-diacylglycerol--glycerol-3-phosphate 3-phosphatidyltransferase: MLKLLLNLNLANKLTLARILAVPILVVLLHFPSRATCLAAMMVFIIASWTDMVDGMVARRYDQVTTFGKFLDPLADKILIGSALIMITANGWIPAWIVVTILAREITVTGLRAVAVEQGVVIAADRYGKLKTVVQIMAICPLTLHFPWWGFEPNGLGMVFLYLALILTVFSGGNYLYKFYKNWLYEKEMD; this comes from the coding sequence ATGCTCAAGCTGTTGCTCAATCTCAATCTGGCCAATAAGCTGACTCTTGCTCGGATATTGGCCGTGCCTATTCTGGTTGTGCTGCTGCATTTCCCGAGTAGGGCCACCTGTCTGGCCGCGATGATGGTGTTCATCATTGCTTCGTGGACAGATATGGTGGATGGCATGGTTGCGCGCCGTTATGACCAGGTAACGACCTTTGGCAAGTTTCTCGATCCGCTGGCCGATAAAATTCTCATAGGCTCTGCCCTGATCATGATTACGGCCAATGGTTGGATTCCGGCCTGGATCGTCGTAACGATTCTGGCGCGTGAGATCACGGTGACCGGATTGCGAGCTGTGGCCGTTGAACAGGGCGTTGTCATCGCTGCCGATCGTTACGGAAAATTGAAGACGGTGGTGCAGATTATGGCAATTTGCCCGTTGACGCTGCATTTTCCCTGGTGGGGGTTCGAACCAAACGGTCTGGGAATGGTGTTTTTATACCTTGCCCTCATTCTGACGGTTTTCTCCGGGGGAAACTATCTGTACAAATTCTATAAAAATTGGTTATACGAAAAGGAGATGGATTAG
- a CDS encoding lytic transglycosylase domain-containing protein has translation MMRLRTGIFATAAFLVVVAFALPGRCWAEMFFYEDDQGRMHYTNQPRMTTYRVFAIFKNFPNADRDVILRVVRQKADKYGLDNRLIQALIQVESNFKPGAVSHKGAQGLMQIMPGTGKELGLDQPHDIEANIEAGVKYFRMQLDRFGSHDLALAAYNAGPAQVERYGGVPPFKETQDYVKKVLSIYHKLQGGA, from the coding sequence ATGATGCGATTGCGAACTGGAATTTTCGCCACGGCCGCTTTTTTGGTGGTCGTGGCGTTCGCCTTGCCCGGACGGTGCTGGGCGGAGATGTTCTTTTATGAAGATGACCAGGGGCGGATGCATTACACCAACCAGCCCCGGATGACCACGTATCGTGTGTTTGCCATCTTCAAGAACTTTCCCAATGCCGATCGCGACGTAATCCTGCGCGTGGTTCGCCAAAAGGCCGATAAGTACGGCCTGGATAATCGCCTGATACAGGCACTGATTCAGGTTGAATCGAATTTCAAACCCGGCGCTGTTTCCCACAAGGGTGCACAGGGCCTGATGCAGATCATGCCTGGCACCGGAAAAGAGCTGGGGCTGGACCAACCTCATGATATTGAGGCCAACATCGAGGCCGGGGTCAAGTATTTCAGAATGCAGCTTGACCGGTTTGGTAGCCACGACCTTGCTCTGGCCGCTTACAACGCCGGTCCTGCGCAAGTGGAACGCTACGGAGGCGTTCCACCGTTCAAAGAAACTCAGGACTACGTTAAGAAGGTCCTTTCCATTTATCATAAACTCCAAGGCGGCGCCTAG